The genomic DNA TCAAATGAACTCTCCATACTCTTTAATAAACCATCAAGTATTCCATTAACAAACTTATAAGAATTTTTACTACCATACTTTCTGGCAATCAAAACAGCCTCATCTATTATAGTTCTTTTAGGCACTTTCAAATCTTGATATTTAAGTGAAAATACACTCATCCTCAATATAGCAAGGTCTACCTTATCCATACGCTCCAAACGCCAATTAAGAGAAATATCACTGATTAATTTATCAATAGATTCCAAATTATCATAAGTACCATTAACTAAAACAGAATAAAATAATTTTAATTCTTCTATTTCTAATACATCTTCAAGGATAAAAATATCATAAATATTATCCTTTGCATTACGATTAATATCAATGCTGTAAATCTTTTTAAAAGCTAATTCTCTAACCTTATATCTCAAGTTCATAACTAATAATAAGCATTATCTCTATTTTAGATCAGAGTCCAATATTTGAACGTTAGCAGATTTATTAAGTTTATCATACATATCTTGCTGCACCTTAGCAACAATTTGTTGTTGCTGAGCATTAACCATATTATTCTTTATAGCATCCTTTACAGTCATATCCACATTAGGAGATATTTTATCTTTAAGTCCCAAAAACTTTTGAGAATACATTTCAGTAACTTTAATTATATGAAAACCCTCTTTTGACGATATTGGTTGAGAAATATCTCCCTTATTAAGAGCAAAAACTTCTCTAACAAAATCTGCCCCAAGTACATTTTGTGCATTCTGCTCACCTCTTGCCAAGAACCCAAGATCACCATTCTTAGCCTTAGACCCCTCATCCTCTGAATATTTTCTTACAGCTTCCTCAAAGGTAATCTTTTTCGTTTTTATCTGATTCGTAATATCCTTTGCCTTAGTAAGAACATCCGATCTCTTTTTATCCTTAGAAGAAAAGAAAACATGACTTACTCTTGCTATATCCGGATTAACAAACTTGGTTTTATTAGCCTCATAATACTCAACCACTTCCTTTTCACCTGGTGTTTTTATTTCTGAAAATTTAGGCTGAGCAACTTTTAAAACCAATTTTTGAGCAGAAAGAGATCTCTTCATTGAAGACAAAAGTTCATTCCAATTCGTACCTTGCTTTTCTATCATTTGTTTAATTTGTTCATCTGTAAAAGTCGTAAGTCCAAATTGAGTTCTAATCGTTTGCATAACCTCTGCTTCCTCAACTTTAATTCCTTGTTTTAAAGCCTCTTGACTAAAAAGAATATCAGCTATCAAGACCTGCAAAACCTGTTTTTTCTCAGCAATACTTAAATCTCGCCCCTGTGTTTTCTTTAAAGTATTCACTTTAGAATCAAATTCTGTTTTAGTAATAATTTCATTACTGTGCAAATTAACAATCACAACAGGAGCATTTTGAGCAAAAGAATTTACCATTACCACAAAAATCAACAGAAAACATAAAAAATTACGCATAAACCAACCTTACATCAATAATCAAAATTTTAGCAAAACATTAAATTTAAATCTAGTTTTAAAATAATCAACATACCTATCTATATAAATAAGAAGCTATTCCTTGCCCCCCTCCCACACAAAGAGATGCAACCCCCTTATGTTTGTTATTAATTTTCATAAGACGAGCCAGAGTTAATAAGATTCTTGCCCCACTAACCGCAAACGGATGCCCTAATGCAATAGCTCCTCCCTTAACATTAATATTACTATCTTTTATATTATACTTTTTATACAAAGCTTTTAAAACACTTAAAGCTTGAGCTGCGAAAGCTTCATTTGTCTCAATAAAATCAATTTCACTAGGGATTAAACTAAATTTCTTTATTATCTCATCAATAGCAAGATATGCTCCAAATCCCATATGAAGAGGATTAAGCCCTACACTTTTAAATCCACCAATATAAGCTAAAGGTTTAATGCCCATCCTCTGGACAACATCTTCACCTGCCAATACTAAAAAACAAGCTCCATCGTCTAAACTAGAAGAATTACCTGCAGTAACAGTTCCCCCTTCTTTAAAGACTGGCTTTAAAGTTGCAAGTTTTTCTAAAGTTAAATTATCT from Borrelia turcica IST7 includes the following:
- the nusB gene encoding transcription antitermination factor NusB — protein: MNLRYKVRELAFKKIYSIDINRNAKDNIYDIFILEDVLEIEELKLFYSVLVNGTYDNLESIDKLISDISLNWRLERMDKVDLAILRMSVFSLKYQDLKVPKRTIIDEAVLIARKYGSKNSYKFVNGILDGLLKSMESSFENK
- a CDS encoding peptidylprolyl isomerase, whose protein sequence is MRNFLCFLLIFVVMVNSFAQNAPVVIVNLHSNEIITKTEFDSKVNTLKKTQGRDLSIAEKKQVLQVLIADILFSQEALKQGIKVEEAEVMQTIRTQFGLTTFTDEQIKQMIEKQGTNWNELLSSMKRSLSAQKLVLKVAQPKFSEIKTPGEKEVVEYYEANKTKFVNPDIARVSHVFFSSKDKKRSDVLTKAKDITNQIKTKKITFEEAVRKYSEDEGSKAKNGDLGFLARGEQNAQNVLGADFVREVFALNKGDISQPISSKEGFHIIKVTEMYSQKFLGLKDKISPNVDMTVKDAIKNNMVNAQQQQIVAKVQQDMYDKLNKSANVQILDSDLK